Proteins from a genomic interval of Candidatus Aegiribacteria sp.:
- a CDS encoding ABC transporter permease subunit, with product MWIRELRETLRQTAFIMAFFILIPVLFLADQAIYQTGLTFIEYISNGLDLFILITAVYLAYNMFKAEEMDGATEYLLSLPITRWSLLRYKIIPRIAILMILILIGSIMNGLRVSDGSVLGMIFINWRVGMFYLIGFIIFIQISGFMLGLAGRESWSMRLMLLAMVLCVWQFGTVSLVINILVFKVFDTWTAVRFSCWLGANGRALLDFAVFYSLLWYILKPLCSIWDLKPMRTREIWFQKRAILPMLVFVLLFVQRLIAYPQFLYFW from the coding sequence ATGTGGATTAGAGAGTTGCGGGAAACACTCAGGCAAACGGCTTTCATCATGGCTTTCTTCATTCTTATACCTGTGCTGTTTCTGGCGGACCAGGCAATCTACCAGACAGGCCTGACCTTCATTGAGTACATTTCCAACGGACTTGATCTGTTTATACTGATAACGGCCGTTTACCTTGCATACAATATGTTCAAGGCCGAAGAGATGGATGGGGCTACAGAGTATCTTCTTTCACTTCCCATTACCCGCTGGAGTCTTCTCAGATACAAGATCATACCGCGGATAGCTATTCTAATGATCTTAATTCTGATCGGATCCATTATGAACGGTCTTAGAGTTTCAGATGGATCCGTGCTGGGTATGATATTCATTAACTGGAGAGTGGGCATGTTTTACCTGATCGGATTCATCATATTTATCCAGATTAGCGGATTCATGCTCGGTCTGGCAGGTCGGGAAAGTTGGTCGATGCGGCTGATGCTTCTGGCCATGGTGCTATGTGTATGGCAATTCGGCACCGTGTCATTAGTTATCAACATACTTGTCTTCAAGGTGTTTGATACATGGACGGCTGTCAGATTCTCATGCTGGCTTGGAGCAAATGGCAGGGCGCTGTTGGATTTCGCAGTATTCTATTCCCTGCTCTGGTACATTCTTAAACCCCTATGCAGTATATGGGATTTAAAACCAATGAGAACCAGGGAAATCTGGTTCCAGAAACGTGCCATCCTGCCGATGCTGGTTTTTGTTCTGCTCTTTGTACAGCGATTAATTGCATATCCTCAATTTCTTTACTTTTGGTGA